From the Lathyrus oleraceus cultivar Zhongwan6 chromosome 3, CAAS_Psat_ZW6_1.0, whole genome shotgun sequence genome, the window TCAAAGTACGCGATATATGAAAGATTGTGCCATGGTTTGACATCATCAAAAAAGGGGAGTATGTGAGGGAAACTGCTCTTAATCCTTGTTTcaatgatgtcaaaccttttagTAGTTCATACTATGTACTTTAGACGGTGTCATCATATCGTAAAGTGCATTCATTCTTTAACATGCTCAAAGTATCAATTCAATGTGTCTATGCATATAGGAGCATCTCATATATGTCAATATTGCACTTGATCATTGTTGGTACCTTAGGTCCATAAGAGAATAATTTGGATTGATCAAAATAAATCTTAAAAACTCAGCTTTGACCATTTAAAATCTTTCAGTCGACTCATGCTTTGGAACGGTCGACTCATTCATGCATGTCATTTTCTTTGTAACTCACGGGTCTGATCAGGTCGAGTCATAGGCCGGCTCATTTCTTGGAAAAcaagatgagtcgactcatctcCGTGTTGCGGTCGACTCATAACCtgttttatttgaattgtgtTGCTGCGagtctgaacaggtcgagtctCCAGTGTGAACAGGTCGAGTGGTGGTTGATTTCACTCATTTTTCTACTGTGTATTTTTGCTAAAAGTTCTGCTGTGTATTTTTCTGctgtatatatatatatatatatatatatatatatatattcttgaGTCTCATTTTCATCTCAacaacaagaaaagtgaaagatatagactaaagttcctcttcatcttcattcttcattgcatgtttcaacaactacatataacaatttttgttgatcatagTGCATTGTTGTTGTGATAACATTAAAATAGGATTGTGTATCTTGGTTTGGATAGAGATTTTtagtgggtttttcttgaataaaatcttagggttttgtcctccaagatttggggttttttgcacaaatctttgcttcatagattcaACCGAGTGAAAGGTTTAAAGAACGACGGGTTCATTCGAATGAGTAACGGTAACcagaggattgtgaagaaaggtTTGGGTTCAAGCGTGTCGTGATCGAAATCATCCgagctagagttttggagaacttggagttcttgcaataaggcAGTTACAACCGGAGGTTTGTTCGGAACATTTGAAgcacttggttcaactcgaaCCAAAGGGAGAGAAGTGAATATGATCTACAACAACAATTAGGTTTGCTTAGTGGTGATTCTTTCTTCTCTTGTATAAACTTTGAAAttgataataaatatctcaattctagttttgGAATTGGGGGTACGTCAGGACGAAAGGGGAATTGCCTAAATAAATTTGGTGTTGTTTTCTCTTTCTCTAACTCTTTAAATTTCTACATAAATTGAATCTTGTGTGAAACTAATTGGTAACTTCATCTCACGTAATTGTTGTGTATTAAAGTTGTTTGAGAAATTGTTGCAATCACTTTGGTTGTAACTAAGGAAAATTCTGCACAATTAATTCTAGTGAAACTGAGACTTGGTGTAgtgtgcacaccaagtgtttgctaaaattaacttcacacaagtttatcaatattttgtttgttttctCGTAGTTTTAATTCATCATTGGTGGTGGCTATATCAAGGATTTGTGTATTTGATCAATTGATTAAGATTTTTGTTGTTTATCTTTATCTTAGTCATTCCATtaggtttcacgcatatccgatctttccagTAACGAGTCGTTTAGACGATCGTGGTCTAGGGAGCTTTCGcaacatttaaaaaaaaaattaaaaagcgCCAAATTTTTTGGTCTTTTAAGTTCCTATTTTATGTATTTTATTTACTTATTCTTATCACCTTTTACTTTCTTTTTTAATTTAGGAGTTTTATAAGTATGCGAAATAGAGTAAGAAATAGGAAAAGAAAAGCGTATTGGTGGAAATATATTTGCTCAAACTCACCCATAATATATATAGTGTTGTTGAAGTAAAAAAAAATTGGTCTTTCTTTGATGCATATTTTTACATGAagttttttatttaaatattttctcACGTGAATGATTTTTACAGAATTATGTCGCTAGAGATGTTTTTCTTCTTGATTAAATTAATCTTTCACTTATGTATTTGTCTGAAGAAAAAAAACATTATAGAGAGAGATAATTGTAACTATTTTTTTTTTTAGAGAGAATTGTAACTAATATTTTTCAGAGAGAGAGGATTGTAACTAACTAACTTTTTTTCTGGCAAATTGTAACTACACTTCCATTGATGCACATGATGTTTGAAAAGGAGAGAGAGAGATTCATGCCAAATATGAGGGGAGAGAGAGATATGCATATCATAAAATGTATTCTAACAATAATTTAAGTTAatactaaaattaaataaaaaaatcacTTTTATGTTTTAACGCGTGTGCAAATTAAAAAAACGGATCAACGGGCACGGGAGTGCCCGTTTAGAGGCTAATATTAGTAATACGGGTATGAACCCTGAACTTTTGCTATGCAAGAGGGTGACCCATTCATCAGGCTGCATGTTATATTAGTATAACAGTTTGTAGTAAATAATAACATTGTTTCATACAATTATCTCATtcatataaataaataataatgtttaaaattttattttttataatattattatatttaaattaaaaataaaacttATTTATTATGCAATATTTTTCTTTATGATAATCTTATTATAGTAATTAAAAACAAAacttaaattaaaaataaaatttatttagGTAAAAATTAAGTAATCTTACTATAGTAATTTTTAAGGAGACAATTAATTAAAAAcatttaaaatataaaaaataaaaaattcacgtggatttaaaaaaataaataagtaaTTAAATAAAAATTCACGTGAACGACCAAGTCAACAAAAATGAAGATTTCATAATTGACATAACACCAGAAGGAAAGAAACAAAATCTAAATATTACAAAGGGAGAATCcaaaaaaaaataaattattaatacatttattatatttaaaaatgaatatttttaaaatattttattttaaaattacaTTACCTTTAATTTTATTATCTTtctttataaaaaaattaatttaattaaaattaaatttgagACTTGAATTGACCCggatttttatttaattaaagATCATAAGTCGATTTCATACTCATACTTAATTAAGTTAGATCGAGTTTTAATATGAAACTctagtttttaaaaataaatcattaaaatagaatttattattaataataataaaaccaatatttttgaagttgaaaaaataaaatttaaCACTAAATTGACATATACAATCAAGTAAAAATTATAAATTGATCTAACAAAGGAATAAATATTTTATATagaaataataaaatattattacttcaaaaaaaattatatttaatataatttgacaaaaaaaattattttaaaattgtTCGGTTAAGAATCAATTATGTTAATATTTGTATATAGAAAATTTCATAGAATTATCCTTCGTCGCCGTGCTTGATTTTCTGTCCTGGTTTCAAATTTGCACTTAGTTTTTATTTACCATTGTaataccctcaaatttaccctatCTCCAAATCACCATCTTAAATCCTAATTCATGAGCATACATCTCATACATATCATCTCATAGACATTTGTACTTAATGATCCACAATAATCAACAAACTCAAGGTATGTGATTCATCCGTGAAGCCTCAATATCCTCTAccatgttgaggtgtgcccaagcAACCCTTAAACCTAATCTCATCCTCAAGCATCCAACAAAGCTTGGAGAATCACTCAAGTcatctcactcactctccaaaCCCAATTTGGATGATGAGTACCCTTTGAAGAAGCATCAtgattcatctggtcacccaaggacccTAACCCTAGCTCTTGACCCTCCTTGTCTTGCACAAGTTATGATACACTGTGGATCTTGACCATGTCATTGAGGATCCCAAAAATCCAAATTTTGTTCATGCTCCACACCTTTGGAACATCTCAATATGACCCTTGCATCACCAAACCCTAATTCATCCGGCCTTGGTTCTTGACAAAATTTGTGGCTTCCAGTCAAGTATTCCAACTTTTATATGGGTTACAGTTTTTAAAATTCCTTCCACATCACATGCATGTCATTTCCATTTAAATGTTGATTCCAGTTGGTTGACATTGATGCATGAAAACCCCCCATTGTTGTAACAACATTTCGAAACTTGAAGTGAGTTTTTCTGATTGTTCTCTGTTCAGGGCCTTGTAAACATATCATATCATGATCAGAAAACCCTAGCTCCATGATGTTCAGGGTTGTCTCAACATTTTGTTGCTGCCATTCCACATTATGAATGACCCTATCAATTCTTAAGTAGATGATTCcaattgtttgtttgttggacCGGGTGAAGAAATCTCCAACAACATCCTTCTCAAACAGTTCAGTTTTCTCCATCACATTCACCAGGTCACTATATTCTGAAAAATATAGATTCAACAATGTATTCTCTCTAATTTATGCCAACTACAACAACCTCTCAAGTCCTACTACTCTCATCCTTATTGCAAAAATTTGGCATCAACTTCTTGTGTCAAATCTTCGTCCAAGAGAGAAACAATTAGAAATGCTTCCTTCATATGACAAGCATCTTTTGTACATTCTTATCCACAACGTCAAAATTAATCTTCCTCTTACTATTTTTAACTTCTTAATTGAAATGATTGTTAAAAGGGTAAAAAGAGTCGGATTAACTGTTGAAGTTGAGTGGAGTGAGAAGTTTGAATATGTGGAATAGTTATCTGATTATCAATGAaatttttcctttccttttcaATCGTATTTTTGTGTAATCTTTTTTATTGATAACAAAGGTTTTGAGTTTTTCTaataaatttagaaaaaaatGTAGAAAAAAAATGTAACAAAGAAAAAATGGAATCTGGAAAGGTGTCAAGTGAGAAATATTAATTAAACCATTGAAAAAAAGATAAAAATGAAGTATCCGGGATTCGAAGCGTCCCTAATATTTATATTATCTCGGTTTTTAGAAAAGAACAAGATAATAgtttatattaaaaataaaatagcGCTCCTTATAAATATATTCTCTCGGTTTTATGGATAACTGAGGTAAAAGGTTGTTAGCATGATGCTATCagcactacgccaaaaatgacttttaacagcgcatcttagacagcgcttttaaaagaaagcgctgtctaaggttaaaattaaaataaaacatggaaaatgttccaaaaaaataatgaaagcgctgtctaagggggggtcttagacagcgctttctaaaagcgctgtctaagacccccccttagacagcgcttttagaaagcgcttttaaatatagaccttagtcagcgcttttgataaagcgctgtctaaagtctttaaattaaaaaaaaaattaaaaccaaaagcgctgtctaaggggggggtttagaaagcgcttttggaaagcgctgtctaaggcataccttagaaagtgctttccacaaaagcgctgtctaaggtctaattaaaataaaatttcagactccatttcaattttcgttctctgttcttttgttttccctcctgcgaaCGTTGAAACCCTATCAGCGAAAACCATAACAGCATAGGACACTGGCCCTAGGAGATTTAAACTCCAACCCGCAACATATAAAAGCCCAAGACAAAAACTTAAGTAAAGTAGCGGCTGGTAGTAGTGCGATCTCATCTTCTTCTACACTGTATTAGGGTTTACTTCTAAATCCGAGAAAACCCTTGACGGCGTTCGATCCAAAATGGACCCAAACATGATTGTTGATATGGCTTCTCTTCCAGCGGAAGATCAACAGAGAATGGCTTCCATGATCGATCAGCTTCAAGTCCGTGACAGGTTTTCTAAATCATATAACCCTTTCTTCTCTGTTGCTTACATCATAACTCTTACAACTTGAAGTTTTTAGGGTTTGCTTTTGATTTGTTCCTTTCTGTTGGTTTGTGTTAGCATTTAGCATCATGCGTTGAGTATCTTTTGGAATTTGGGGCTTCGTATTACTTTTTAAGTAATTGGCAGTACAATGGTTGCGAATTTTGTGCTTGCTTGTTCTGTGGAGCCATATTGATGCTCTCCTTAAAACCATTGTGGCTTTTGAATGTTGCTTCTGGACGTTTTGGGAACTACATTTTTAATAAGTGCTTTATTTCTGTCTAATTTCTTGTTGTCTGAATTATTTGTTTTTGTAATCAAGCACTTGTAGCTGTCATGTGCTCCTTACTCTGAAATAAGGCGGGTTTGTGACGGTCCCGACAATTGCGCAATTGCGATCATGTTTaatatattcattttttcaaattattactGATGTCGTGTTCGGCGGGCCCGTGCTTCATAGGTCATGTCTTAGTTGTTAGTTTCATATTTCAGTACCTCCTACGGGCTTTCTCTAAAAAGATTTGTTATGACTTAACGCGAGCCTCATAGCTTATTACCGCATTGATTTTTTGTTATCTACTTAATGTGAGATTCATAACATTCCCACCTATTTAATAGCAACAACTACAATGGCTTTCACTTGGTAGTATCTATTTCTTCTTTAGCAGCTTCACTTATATATGTGTATTCAAATGGTGTACCTTAATCCATCTCATTAGAATTCCATAGTCCATTTCTTGATAAAAGCATCACTTTTTATGATTGAAGCTCACGAGGAGAGTGCTACCCTAATGACTAGTTCATAATGTGGGATAGCTTAATGCTTAATTACCACGTTGATTTGTCTTTTCTACTTAATATGGTACTCATGACATTGTCACTTCGAGTCAAAGTTTACAATGACTTTAACCTGTTGGTATCTCTTTGGAAGCTTTATTCATCTGTCTTACTTTGCATTGTTCAGACCAAACCGTGGCTTATTCGACAGGAACACAAAACTACTATACACAAACCAATTCGACGCTTTAATGGATGCGGTTCATTCGGCAATGAAGGCTCTTGGATATGGTGATGTTGATATCGCTGTTGGTGAAACGGGTTGGCCTTCTGTTTGTGATGGTTGGGATGCTTGTAGTGTGGCTAATGCTCAGAGTTATAATGGTCAGTTGATTAGGCATTTGGCGGAAGGGAAAGGGACACCATTAATGCCGAATAGACGGTTTGAGACTTTTATTTTTGCGTTGTTTAATGAGAATCAGAAACCTGGTCCTATTGCTGAACGTAATTGGGGACTCTTTCAACCTGATTTCTCTTCGGTTTATGATGCTGGAATCCTGCGTAACGGACAGGTTTTGttcttttttctcttttatttatgATGCTGGAATCTTGCGAAATATTGTTAACAGTGTTTTGATTTTGAATGAATAATGCAGAAACCAGTAGCACCGGTAAAAGGAGGAGGAAAAACGCCAACGCCGCGTCCGGTAGTTGGAGGGCAGAAATGGTGTGTGCCAAAGGCGGATGCGAGCCCTGGAGCATTACAAGCGAATATAAACTATGTTTGCAGCCAAGGAATTGATTGCAAGCCGATCCAACCGGGAGGAGTTTGTTATGCTGCCAACAATGTTAAGGCAATTGCCACTTATGCGATGAATGCTTACTATCAGGCTAATGGAAAACATGATTACAATTGCGACTTCTCGCATTCCGGTGTTACTACTTCAGTTAATCCAAGTGAGTAACAACAATCAATGAATGCCCTACTCTTTTTATGTTCTTTAACATTGATCATTACAATGTACTAGTATGCTTATAAATATgtgttttgtttttgttattttgCAGGTCATGATAATTGTAGAATCTGAGGATGTTTGGAGATAGAAAAAGGCCGTTGGTATTGGCATTGGCATAGGCATATTAGAGGGAAAATGCAGTTGATGTGGCTTTGAGTTAGTAGTGACTATGCATTCATGTACTTGGTTATTTAGTTTGTATATTATATTATGGAAAATTGATGTTAACGTTGGCATGACATTTCATGCTTTGATTAAATATATGTTATGTGTTTCGGTGATTCCTGATTTCAAAAGCATTTGATGCTTCCATTTTGTTAAAATCAATATTTTTATGAATTCAATTGAAATGCATTCACGGACACTTAAGTATAATCATTGATTGTATTTAcctaattttattttaaaaattgCATTGCAGCTTGAGAATGTATAATAACCTAGTGGAGAGATGCTTTCAAGATTGTGTTGATACGTTTAAGCATAAATCCCTGCAAAAGCAGGAGGAAACCTGTGTTCGAAGATGTGCAGAAAAGTTTCTAAAGCACTCTATGCGGGTTGGCATGAGGTTGGCATgaatgtggtttaaaacaaaagctttaaaaattttcaaaaacattttttctaaacctggaaaaaatgtggtttaaaacaaaagcttcaaaaattttcgtataccttagacagcgcttttgtaaaaagcgctgtctaagggggggattagaaagcgctttaggcaaaagcgatgtctaagggggggggcttagacagcgctttttgaaaagcgttgtctaaggtatacctaaaaaaattaaaataggagggtcttagaaagcgcttttggccaaagcgctgtctaagggtggggcttagacagcgcttttcaaaagcgctgtctaaggtatacctaaaaattttaaaataagagggtcttataaagcgcttttggccaaagcgctgtctaaggggggggggggcttagacagcgcttttaagatttaaaaaagcgctgtctaaacctttagcagcggaggtttagacagcgctttaaagcgctgtctaaggtcttgtttgttgtagtgcAGGAACTATAGTCTCGGTTTTTAGCATTTTGAAGGGAAAGCATCGTCATAAAAGTGTTATTTATAGTAGTGAGTTGTAGACACGCACTAACCTTCTTCCAAAAGTGTTGGTAAAACCCAGCAGGGAAACTATCAGGGCCAGGGGACTTCTAAGAAGCCATGCTCATCAGGTTATTGAAGGTTTTTCTAACATGGGCATTGCACAAATTATTGACCTGTTACATTGGCTATAGAAGTCTGAGGGAAGGAAAATTAAGAATTGATTTAAATTCCCTCTCTTTTGAAGCATGATGATGACAAAGGTCCAGGTTTCTCAGGTGGATAAGTTTTGAGTTGCAATTCAACAACGAATTCCGACGTCTTGCAAAGAAACAAAATATTTTGGGAAACGGCTGGGAAAATCTAGGAAAAGGTGATTTTTTTGCGAAGTAAAAAATATGGAGGATGACATAGTTCATCTGGAAGAAATTAAACATTTTGAGCATGAGGCTACGGCAAAATTTAGTCAAAAGGAAGTAAAGTCAATTGGTTATTAATGAATATTTTTCTCTAAATATTTATGGGTTTGGGAACTCATTAAAGCGAAGAAACCTAAGTCAAACCATTAATAAAGGTGTCTTCGACGTATGTATGCTTCAAGAAACAAAACTTTAGAAAGTTCAAGCTTTAATTATGCATTCCTTATGGGGGGGATAAGATGTTGAATGGTATAGCAAGGATTCTCAAGGAAGGTCTGGAGGACTCCTAATCTTGTAGAAACCATTTCAAATTTACTTTAGTTTTAAAGGAGAAAGGTTCGTGGGGATCAACGTGTTTTGGAAAGATATTCGAGTCTACCTTGTAAATGTGTATTCCTTGTGTTTCATATCTAATGAAAGGAAGCTTTGGAGTCAATTGCatgaatttaaaattaaattctCCAAGAGTGAGTGGTGTGTAGTTGAGGATTTAAACACCATAAAGAAGGAGGGGGAGGAAAGGGTTGAATTCTTTAGTTAATAGATCTGAATTAATATAGTTGTATGGTTTTATGGAAGCAATGGACCTTGTTGATGTGTCTGTGTTTGGTAGAAAGTATACTTGGTTTAAGCCTGATGGTTCATCCATGAGCAGACTTGATAGATTCTTAATTTTATAGGGCATATTGTTTGCTTGAAACATAGGTTACCAACTCATATGCAATAGAGATCTTTCAGATCAATGCCTTATATGAGCCAAAGGTAATGTGGTCAAATGGGGACTAAAACctttaaaaaaaaattaactGCTGGTTGAACCATGAGGATTTCAAGCATTTTATAACAAAGAGTTAGGGATCCTTGAAGATTCAGCAGAGGCCAACTTTTATGTTAAAAGAGAAGATAAAATGCTTGAAGGAAATATTTGGTATTCTAGACCTTGAAGTAGACAAAGTTGTAGAAAATATGAATGTCTTTGACTCTAAGGCTTATTCAAGTAATTCTAATAACAATCTAGGTGAAGCTATATAGGAATCTTCTCTTAAGGTCTAGAAGTCTATGACCCTTATGTAAGAACACGTTGGTTCTATCAATACCTTtgagtttttatgataacaaagtGTAGAGAAATATTTTGTACTCTGACTATGTGTGTTTAGGgtgaaaataaaagaaaatagatTATGACTCTGAATAAGTCAAATATGAATACAAACGAAGTCTGAAGAAAGTTGTTAAGCATATTATTAACTGAGGACACACTCTGAGCATAAAGAAGAAATACAAAAGTATGTCTAAGGCA encodes:
- the LOC127127476 gene encoding glucan endo-1,3-beta-glucosidase encodes the protein MTLTCWYLFGSFIHLSYFALFRPNRGLFDRNTKLLYTNQFDALMDAVHSAMKALGYGDVDIAVGETGWPSVCDGWDACSVANAQSYNGQLIRHLAEGKGTPLMPNRRFETFIFALFNENQKPGPIAERNWGLFQPDFSSVYDAGILRNGQKPVAPVKGGGKTPTPRPVVGGQKWCVPKADASPGALQANINYVCSQGIDCKPIQPGGVCYAANNVKAIATYAMNAYYQANGKHDYNCDFSHSGVTTSVNPSHDNCRI